The following coding sequences lie in one Fundulus heteroclitus isolate FHET01 chromosome 20, MU-UCD_Fhet_4.1, whole genome shotgun sequence genomic window:
- the LOC105922627 gene encoding monoacylglycerol lipase abhd6-A — protein MELSVAKTLMLTGGIVFLPVLVFVTSYVFWPGVLLKAYNWYLRRRQGMVVRYAHVGRYRFCYSSRGTPGGATPSLLLMHGFGATKDMWLPVITHLPKNQHLVCVDMPGHEGTSRTGAEDYSILGQANRIHQFVQSIGLDKTPFHLVGTSMGGNVAGVYAARYPSDLCSLTLVCPAGLVYPKESEFISHLRELEKNKEEESNPLIPTTPQELETMLKLCCHKPPNLSQQVMRGLLANRIPNNDFYREAFKEIVGEKSRHSLQEHLHQITAPLQVIWGKHDQVLDVSGATVIQTELPHCQVDLLDDCGHAVALERPRKMAKLIIDFVHSEAKKHA, from the exons ATGGAGCTCAGCGTGGCTAAAACCTTAATGCTAACAGGAGGGATCgtgtttcttcctgttctcGTCTTCGTTACCTCCTATGTGTTCTGGCCCGGAGTTCTCCTGAAGGCCTATAACTG GTACTTACGCCGCAGGCAGGGGATGGTGGTCCGTTACGCTCACGTCGGACGTTATCGCTTCTGCTATTCCAGCCGCGGGACACCAGGAGGCGCCACACCGTCTCTGCTGCTGATGCATGGGTTTGGCGCAACCAAGGACATGTGGCTGCCTGTCATCACT CACCTCCCTAAAAACCAGCATCTGGTTTGTGTGGACATGCCTGGACATGAAGGGACGAGTCGGACTGGTGCAGAAGATTATAGCATCCTGGGTCAGGCCAACCGGATCCATCAG TTTGTGCAGAGTATCGGTCTGGATAAAACACCCTTCCACCTGGTCGGCACTTCCATGGGGGGGAACGTTGCAGGCGTGTACGCCGCTCGTTACCCGTCTGACCTCTGCAGCCTCACCTTGGTGTGTCCAGCAG GTCTGGTTTATCCGAAAGAGTCTGAGTTCATCAGCCATCTGAGGGagctggagaaaaacaaagaggaggAGTCCAACCCTCTCATCCCCACCACTCCTCAGGAGCTGGAGACCATGCTGAAGCTGTGCTGTCACAAGCCTCCCAACCTCTCCCAGCAG GTCATGCGGGGTCTCCTGGCCAACAGGATCCCAAACAACGACTTTTACAGAGAAG CATTCAAGGAGATCGTGGGTGAGAAGTCTCGCCACTCGCTGCAGGAACACCTTCATCAGATCACAGCACCCCTGCAGGTCATCTGGGGGAAGCACGACCAG GTGCTGGACGTTTCAGGAgccacagtgatccagacggaGCTGCCTCACTGCCAGGTGGACCTGTTGGATGACTGCGGTCACGCCGTTGCTTTGGAGAGGCCAAGAAAAATGGCTAAACTCATAATAGACTTTGTGCACAGTGAAGCTAAGAAACACGCCTGA